Proteins co-encoded in one Pongo pygmaeus isolate AG05252 chromosome 23, NHGRI_mPonPyg2-v2.0_pri, whole genome shotgun sequence genomic window:
- the LOC134739371 gene encoding formin-2-like, giving the protein MPWPCPHPALVLHWSCPALALPWPRPCLLPGLALALPWPDPRPIESMKWPWTCLAIVCPGPVLSPPCSGPALTLALLLDLPLLWPCPVFGHALCYPSPALPWPWPYHGLLLPWPGPTLAFSTLALPCPGLALPWPCPALGLALPYPGPGSALALPCSGSSLVLPSPWPCPCSGPGPGPALTLALTIPRPHTGHAWPWPLLWPCPGPALALCYLSPALALNSPWPYPHPTLALPYPGLALPWPCLWPALALVLPWPCPCPGPSLAMFFPWSFSGLALALSPFWYCHVSGPVLSMSCS; this is encoded by the exons ATGCCCTGGCCTTGTCCTCACCCTGCATTGGTCCTGCACtggtcctgccctgccctggcacTGCCTTGGCCCCGGCCCTGCCTTCTCCCTGGCCTTGCCCTTGCCCTGCCCTGGCCTGACCCCAGGCCTATCGAGTCCATGAAATGGCCCTGGACCTGCCTTGCCATCGTCTGTCCTGGCCCTGTATTGTCCCCACCATGCTCTGGTCCAGCGCTTACCCTGGCCCTGTTGCTAGACCTGCCACTGCTATGGCCCTGCCCTGTTTTTGGCCATGCCCTGTGCTACCCtagccctgccctgccttggcCTTGGCCCTACCATGGCCTTCTCCTACCCTGGCCTGGCCCTACACTGGCCTTTTCTACCCTGGCCTTACCCTGCCCTGGCCT TGCCCTACCCTGGCCTTGCCCTGCCCTGGGCTTGGCTTTGCCTTATCCTGGTCCTGGttctgccctggccctgccttgCTCTGGATCCTCTCTGGTTCTGCCTtctccctggccctgcccttgctctggccctggccctggcccagccTTGACCCTGGCCCTGACAATCCCCAGGCCCCACACTGGCCATGCTTGGCCCTGGCCCCTCCTTtggccctgccctggccctgccttgGCCCTGTGCTATCTTAGTCCTGCCCTGGCCCTGAACTCGCCCTGGCCCTACCCTCACCCTACACTGGCCCTGCCCTACCCTGGCCttgccctgccctggccctgcctttGGCCTGCCCTGGCCCTGGTTCTGCCCTGGCCTTGCCCTTGCCCTGGACCCTCCCTGGCCATGTTTTTTCCATGGTCCTTCTCTGGCCTTGCCCTTGCCCTGTCCCCTTTCTGGTACTGCCATGTTTCTGGCCCTGTCCTGTCCATGTCCTGCTCCTGA